A window of Microbacterium sp. Root61 genomic DNA:
TGTCGTTCTCCTCAGAAGGGGATCAAGCCCGCGAGAGACTCCGCGACGAGTGAGGCCTGGGAACTAGGACTCGTCGCGGCTGCTAAGGAGAAGTAGGGCGGTCCGCACGGGGCCAGACTACCACTCGCTCAGACCCTCACGCCTCGGCGGAGGGGTCCTGCGCAGCGTCGGCGGGACCGTCCGGAGCGGCGACGCCGGCCTTCTTGTCCCGCGCGGAGGCAACCAGGCTCGCGATCGTGGCGACCGCCATCGAGAGGATGATGACGCCCAGCGACATCCACGTGGAGATCTCCGGCGCCCACTCGATCGGCTCCCCGCCGTTGATGAACGGCAGCTCGTTGACGTGCATCGCGTGGAACACGAGCTTGAGTCCGATGAAGGCCAGGATGAACGCGATGCCGTAGTGCAGGTACCGCAGACGATCCAGCAGATCGCCGAGCAGGAAGTACAGCTGGCGCAGACCCATCAGCGCGAAGATGTTCGCCGTGAAGACGATGAACGGGCTCTGCGTGATGCCGAAGATCGCGGGGATCGAGTCGATCGCGAACAGCAGGTCCGTGATGCCGATCGCCACGAAGACGATGATCATCGGCGTCCACATCTTCTTGCCGCCGACGACCGTGCGGATCTTCGCGCCGTCGTACGTGTCGCTGATGTCGATGGTGCGGCGCAGGAGGCGCACGATGAAGTTCTCGCGCTTGACTTCCTCATCGTGGTCGCCGCCGGGGAACGCCTGGCGCCACGCGGTGAAGACCAGGAACGCGCCGAAGATGTAGAACACCCAGCTGAACTGCTCGATGATCGCCGCTCCCGCGAGGATGAACAGACCGCGCAGGATGAGCGCGATGATGATGCCCACCATCAGCACTTCCTGCTGGTAGCGCCGCGGAACGGCGAACTGGCTCATGATCAGCACGAAGACGAAGAGGTTGTCGATCGAGAGGCTGTACTCGGTCAGCCATCCGGCGACGAACTGTCCGGCGAACTCACCGCCCGCGATGATCCACATCAGCCCGGCGAAGATCAGGGCCAGCGTCACGTAGAACACGACCCAGAGGGTCGATTCCTTCGTCGAGGGGATGTGCGGGCGCTTGAGGATCAGCAGCAGGTCGGCGGCGAGGATCAGCGTCAGCACGATCAACGAGCCGACTTCGAACCACAGCGGAAGGATGAGGTCCATTAAGGGCCTTTCAGAGGGATGACGAAGCGTCGAAAGTCTCTCCCCCGCGGCATCCGATGTCCAGATGTGCGGCGCGCGCCCGGGACCCCACCGACGGGGTCCGTGATGACGGACACGCGAGAACGGGATACTCCCTCTCGAATCTCCAGGATACAGGCAGGAACTGATGAGCCCGGCGGTGAGACGATCCGACACCTCGGGACACTTCCGGTGTGAGAGACAATGGCCGTGGACAGGACGGACGAGGCATGACCGAGCAGGAACTGCGCGATGACTCCGCGCTCGTGGCTCTGGCCGCGACCGGCAGCGAGCACGCGTTCCGCACGCTCTATCGGGCCTATGTCCGACCGGTGTACTGGCTGGCGCACAATCTCGTGGGCAACGACGCGGATGCCGAGGACGTGACTCAGGAGACGTTCCTGGTCGCGTGGCGCAGGCTTCCGGGCCTCGAGCTTGCGAGCGACTCGCTGTTGCCGTGGTTGGTGACGGTCTGCCGTTTCCAGGCCGCCAACCGTATCCGGCGCCAACGCCGGGACCGCGAGAACACCACTGCGGGGCTCGAAGACTCGATCCCCGCGACGGTCGATGTCGCGCAGCAGGTGGTGGACGCCGAACTCGTCGACCTGATCGCCGACGAGGTGAGCGGACTGAGCGAGCTCGACCGCGAGATCTTCCGCCTCTGCGCCGCCGAGGGCTATGCCTACCAGGCCGCCGCCGACGAGCTCGGCGTGGCGCACGGTGTCGTCCGCAACCGTCTCTCCCGCATCCGCACCCGACTGCGGAGCGTCCTCACGGAATCGGAGAGCACATGAACACGTCAGACCCCCGGACTCCGGATGCCGCGAACCCCCGGCTGCCCGAGTTGAGCGATGAACGCATCGACGTCATCGAGAACGGCGTCTTCGCAGGCATCGCCGACGACCGCGTCGCCGGGTCGAAGCGCCGGACACGGCGACGTCGAGTGTGGACCGGCGTGGGCGCCGCGGCCGGAGTGCTCATCGTCGCGGCCGTGATCGCGCCAACGGTCCTGAACGTCGTCTCCCCTATGTCAACCGGAGGAGTGGCCGTCGCCCCCTTCGACTCGCAGGTGCAG
This region includes:
- a CDS encoding TerC family protein; this translates as MDLILPLWFEVGSLIVLTLILAADLLLILKRPHIPSTKESTLWVVFYVTLALIFAGLMWIIAGGEFAGQFVAGWLTEYSLSIDNLFVFVLIMSQFAVPRRYQQEVLMVGIIIALILRGLFILAGAAIIEQFSWVFYIFGAFLVFTAWRQAFPGGDHDEEVKRENFIVRLLRRTIDISDTYDGAKIRTVVGGKKMWTPMIIVFVAIGITDLLFAIDSIPAIFGITQSPFIVFTANIFALMGLRQLYFLLGDLLDRLRYLHYGIAFILAFIGLKLVFHAMHVNELPFINGGEPIEWAPEISTWMSLGVIILSMAVATIASLVASARDKKAGVAAPDGPADAAQDPSAEA
- a CDS encoding RNA polymerase sigma factor; this translates as MTEQELRDDSALVALAATGSEHAFRTLYRAYVRPVYWLAHNLVGNDADAEDVTQETFLVAWRRLPGLELASDSLLPWLVTVCRFQAANRIRRQRRDRENTTAGLEDSIPATVDVAQQVVDAELVDLIADEVSGLSELDREIFRLCAAEGYAYQAAADELGVAHGVVRNRLSRIRTRLRSVLTESEST